The window ACTGGATACTGCGACGATGTTTTTGACTTCGGGTAAGATTTCGGGGCGTTGGGGTCGGTCTGGTGTTGGCATGGTGGCTCCGGGGATGTTTAGTAGTTTGGCGATATTTCGCGCAGGCGATTGACTTCTTTAATCACGCGTTCTGCAACATAATCAATTTCTACTTCGGTGTTGAATCGGCCAATGCCAAAGCGTATGCTGCACTGTGCCATGTCATTGCTGACACCAATGGCTTTGAGTACGTAGGATGGTTCGAGAGATGCGGATGTACAGGCTGAACCAGATGAGAGGGCTACGTCTCGCAAGCTCATGAGCAGGCTTTCGCCATCTACACCGGTAAAGCTGATGTTGAGGTTGCCCGGCAGGCGTTGTTCGGGGTGGCCGTTGAGTTGTATCTGGGGCAGCGCGTTGAAGAGGTGGTTTTGCAGGCGATGGCGCAAGTTCTGGCTGTGTTTTGCTTCGGTTTCGATATGTTTTTGTGTGAGCGCGCAGGCTTCTCCCAGGCCCACAATGCCCGGTACATTGAGCGTGCCAGAGCGCATGCCTTTTTCATGGCCTCCGCCGTCTATTTGGCCGACGAGGCGAACGCGCGGACGGCTGCGCACATAGAGCGCGCCTGCGCCTTTGGGTCCGTAGAGTTTGTGGGCGGAGATGGAGAGCAGGTCGATGTGCATGGCTTCGACGTCGAGCGGGTACTTGCCAATGGCCTGTGCTGCATCTGTGTGAAAATAGATGTTTTTTTCACGGCATATTGCCCCGATTTCTTCAATGGCCTGGCAAGTGCCGATTTCGTTGTTGGCCGCCATGATGGAGACGAGTGCGGTTTTGTCTGTGATGGCGTTTGCGATGTCTGATGGGTCGGTAATACCGTGTGA is drawn from Gemmatimonadota bacterium and contains these coding sequences:
- a CDS encoding IscS subfamily cysteine desulfurase, with product MPIQLPIYLDNNATTPIDERVLNAMLPYLKDRFGNAASRTHTFGWHAEDAVDLAREQIASLINAQPKDIIFTSGATESDNLAIKGVVAAAKTPHIITQATEHHAVLDSCRALERDGVSVTVLPVDSHGITDPSDIANAITDKTALVSIMAANNEIGTCQAIEEIGAICREKNIYFHTDAAQAIGKYPLDVEAMHIDLLSISAHKLYGPKGAGALYVRSRPRVRLVGQIDGGGHEKGMRSGTLNVPGIVGLGEACALTQKHIETEAKHSQNLRHRLQNHLFNALPQIQLNGHPEQRLPGNLNISFTGVDGESLLMSLRDVALSSGSACTSASLEPSYVLKAIGVSNDMAQCSIRFGIGRFNTEVEIDYVAERVIKEVNRLREISPNY